A window from Nomascus leucogenys isolate Asia chromosome 24, Asia_NLE_v1, whole genome shotgun sequence encodes these proteins:
- the SH2D5 gene encoding SH2 domain-containing protein 5 isoform X1, which produces MACGGHSVACLPRKQPFPPCPLQPPLPWSWKLGTLGAMQKAGAGGRRASDCGLAPHRPRCITKFAQYVGSFPVDDLDAQESVWLVQQQLWALKDCPRRRAVILKFSLQGLKIYSGEGEVLLMAHALRRILYSTWCPADCQFAFMARNPRSPAGKLFCHLFVGSQPGEVQILHLLLCRSFQLAYLLQHPEERAQPEPCPGPTGEVPLKPLSSSGGLVREPFGRDQLSQNVHALVSFRRLPAEGLVGSGKELPESEGRARHARLGNPYCSPTLVRKKAIRSKVIRSGAYRGCTYETQLQLSAREAFPAAWEAWPRGPGGHSCLVESEGSLTENIWAFAGISRPCALALLRTDVLGAFLLWPELGASGQWCLSVRTQCGVVPHQVFRNHLGRYCLEHLPAEFPSLEALVENHAVTERSLFCPLDMGRLNPTYEEQDCGPPGRPPRTLRPVSHAKSEAELQGLG; this is translated from the exons ATGGCCTGTGGGGGGCACTCTGTGGCTTGTCTGCCTCGAAAGCAGCCCTTCCCCCCCTGCCCTTTGCAGCCTCCTCTCCCGTGGAGCTGGAAGCTCGGCACCCTGGGGGCCATGCAGAAGGCGGGGGCTGGGGGCCGCAGGGCCTCTGACTGCGGGCTGGCCCCTCACCGGCCCAGGTGCATCACCAAGTTTGCCCAG TACGTGGGCTCCTTCCCTGTGGACGACCTGGACGCCCAGGAGAGCGTGTGGCTCGTGCAGCAGCAGCTGTGGGCGCTGAAG GACTGTCCCCGACGCCGGGCCGTCATCCTGAAATTCAGCCTTCAGGGTCTCAAGATCTACAGcggggagggtgag GTGCTGCTGATGGCTCACGCCCTGAGGCGCATACTCTACTCCACCTGGTGCCCCGCCGACTGCCAGTTTGCCTTCATGGCTCGAAACCCACGGAGCCCAGCCGGCAAGCTCTTCTGCCACCTCTTTGTGGGCAGCCAGCCAGGAGAG gtcCAGATCCTGCACCTGCTGCTGTGCCGCTCTTTCCAGCTGGCTTACCTCTTGCAGCACCCTGAGGAGCGGGCACAGCCAGAGCCCTGCCCAGGGCCCACAGGGGAGGTGCCCCTAAAGCCACTGTCCAGCTCTGGGGGCCTGGTGCGGGAGCCCTTCGGCCGTGATCAACTCTCTCAGAACGTCCATGCCCTGGTCTCCTTCCGGCGGCTGCCAGCGGAGGGGCTGGTGGGCAGTGGG AAGGAGCTGCCAGAGTCGGAAGGCCGTGCCCGCCATGCCCGCCTGGGAAATCCCTACTGCTCGCCCACACTGGTGCGCAAGAAGGCCATTCGCAGCAAGGTGATCCGCTCAGGGGCCTACCGTGGCTGCACCTATGAGACCCAGCTGCAGCTGTCGGCTCGGGAGGCCT TTCCTGCCGCATGGGAGGCATGGCCCCGGGGTCCTGGTGGCCACTCATGCCTGGTGGAGAGCGAGGGCAGCCTGACGGAGAACATCTGGGCCTTCGCTGGCATCTCCAG GCCCTGTGCCCTGGCCCTGTTGCGGACAGACGTGCTGGGGGCCTTCCTGCTGTGGCCTGAGCTGGGTGCTAGCGGCCAGTGGTGTCTGTCTGTGCGCACGCAGTGCGGCGTGGTGCCCCACCAGGTCTTCCGGAACCACCTGGGCCGCTACTGCTTGGAG CACCTGCCGGCAGAGTTCCCCAGCCTGGAGGCTCTGGTGGAGAACCACGCGGTTACTGAACGCAGCCTCTTCTGTCCCCTCGACATGGGCCGCCTGAACCCCACCTACGAGGAGCAGGACTGTGGGCCCCCGGGCAGGCCGCCCCGGACTCTCCGGCCCGTCAGCCATGCCAAGTCCGAGGCAGAGCTGCAGGGCCTGGGCTAA
- the SH2D5 gene encoding SH2 domain-containing protein 5 isoform X3, producing the protein MAHALRRILYSTWCPADCQFAFMARNPRSPAGKLFCHLFVGSQPGEVQILHLLLCRSFQLAYLLQHPEERAQPEPCPGPTGEVPLKPLSSSGGLVREPFGRDQLSQNVHALVSFRRLPAEGLVGSGKELPESEGRARHARLGNPYCSPTLVRKKAIRSKVIRSGAYRGCTYETQLQLSAREAFPAAWEAWPRGPGGHSCLVESEGSLTENIWAFAGISRPCALALLRTDVLGAFLLWPELGASGQWCLSVRTQCGVVPHQVFRNHLGRYCLEHLPAEFPSLEALVENHAVTERSLFCPLDMGRLNPTYEEQDCGPPGRPPRTLRPVSHAKSEAELQGLG; encoded by the exons ATGGCTCACGCCCTGAGGCGCATACTCTACTCCACCTGGTGCCCCGCCGACTGCCAGTTTGCCTTCATGGCTCGAAACCCACGGAGCCCAGCCGGCAAGCTCTTCTGCCACCTCTTTGTGGGCAGCCAGCCAGGAGAG gtcCAGATCCTGCACCTGCTGCTGTGCCGCTCTTTCCAGCTGGCTTACCTCTTGCAGCACCCTGAGGAGCGGGCACAGCCAGAGCCCTGCCCAGGGCCCACAGGGGAGGTGCCCCTAAAGCCACTGTCCAGCTCTGGGGGCCTGGTGCGGGAGCCCTTCGGCCGTGATCAACTCTCTCAGAACGTCCATGCCCTGGTCTCCTTCCGGCGGCTGCCAGCGGAGGGGCTGGTGGGCAGTGGG AAGGAGCTGCCAGAGTCGGAAGGCCGTGCCCGCCATGCCCGCCTGGGAAATCCCTACTGCTCGCCCACACTGGTGCGCAAGAAGGCCATTCGCAGCAAGGTGATCCGCTCAGGGGCCTACCGTGGCTGCACCTATGAGACCCAGCTGCAGCTGTCGGCTCGGGAGGCCT TTCCTGCCGCATGGGAGGCATGGCCCCGGGGTCCTGGTGGCCACTCATGCCTGGTGGAGAGCGAGGGCAGCCTGACGGAGAACATCTGGGCCTTCGCTGGCATCTCCAG GCCCTGTGCCCTGGCCCTGTTGCGGACAGACGTGCTGGGGGCCTTCCTGCTGTGGCCTGAGCTGGGTGCTAGCGGCCAGTGGTGTCTGTCTGTGCGCACGCAGTGCGGCGTGGTGCCCCACCAGGTCTTCCGGAACCACCTGGGCCGCTACTGCTTGGAG CACCTGCCGGCAGAGTTCCCCAGCCTGGAGGCTCTGGTGGAGAACCACGCGGTTACTGAACGCAGCCTCTTCTGTCCCCTCGACATGGGCCGCCTGAACCCCACCTACGAGGAGCAGGACTGTGGGCCCCCGGGCAGGCCGCCCCGGACTCTCCGGCCCGTCAGCCATGCCAAGTCCGAGGCAGAGCTGCAGGGCCTGGGCTAA
- the SH2D5 gene encoding SH2 domain-containing protein 5 isoform X2, which translates to MQKAGAGGRRASDCGLAPHRPRCITKFAQYVGSFPVDDLDAQESVWLVQQQLWALKDCPRRRAVILKFSLQGLKIYSGEGEVLLMAHALRRILYSTWCPADCQFAFMARNPRSPAGKLFCHLFVGSQPGEVQILHLLLCRSFQLAYLLQHPEERAQPEPCPGPTGEVPLKPLSSSGGLVREPFGRDQLSQNVHALVSFRRLPAEGLVGSGKELPESEGRARHARLGNPYCSPTLVRKKAIRSKVIRSGAYRGCTYETQLQLSAREAFPAAWEAWPRGPGGHSCLVESEGSLTENIWAFAGISRPCALALLRTDVLGAFLLWPELGASGQWCLSVRTQCGVVPHQVFRNHLGRYCLEHLPAEFPSLEALVENHAVTERSLFCPLDMGRLNPTYEEQDCGPPGRPPRTLRPVSHAKSEAELQGLG; encoded by the exons ATGCAGAAGGCGGGGGCTGGGGGCCGCAGGGCCTCTGACTGCGGGCTGGCCCCTCACCGGCCCAGGTGCATCACCAAGTTTGCCCAG TACGTGGGCTCCTTCCCTGTGGACGACCTGGACGCCCAGGAGAGCGTGTGGCTCGTGCAGCAGCAGCTGTGGGCGCTGAAG GACTGTCCCCGACGCCGGGCCGTCATCCTGAAATTCAGCCTTCAGGGTCTCAAGATCTACAGcggggagggtgag GTGCTGCTGATGGCTCACGCCCTGAGGCGCATACTCTACTCCACCTGGTGCCCCGCCGACTGCCAGTTTGCCTTCATGGCTCGAAACCCACGGAGCCCAGCCGGCAAGCTCTTCTGCCACCTCTTTGTGGGCAGCCAGCCAGGAGAG gtcCAGATCCTGCACCTGCTGCTGTGCCGCTCTTTCCAGCTGGCTTACCTCTTGCAGCACCCTGAGGAGCGGGCACAGCCAGAGCCCTGCCCAGGGCCCACAGGGGAGGTGCCCCTAAAGCCACTGTCCAGCTCTGGGGGCCTGGTGCGGGAGCCCTTCGGCCGTGATCAACTCTCTCAGAACGTCCATGCCCTGGTCTCCTTCCGGCGGCTGCCAGCGGAGGGGCTGGTGGGCAGTGGG AAGGAGCTGCCAGAGTCGGAAGGCCGTGCCCGCCATGCCCGCCTGGGAAATCCCTACTGCTCGCCCACACTGGTGCGCAAGAAGGCCATTCGCAGCAAGGTGATCCGCTCAGGGGCCTACCGTGGCTGCACCTATGAGACCCAGCTGCAGCTGTCGGCTCGGGAGGCCT TTCCTGCCGCATGGGAGGCATGGCCCCGGGGTCCTGGTGGCCACTCATGCCTGGTGGAGAGCGAGGGCAGCCTGACGGAGAACATCTGGGCCTTCGCTGGCATCTCCAG GCCCTGTGCCCTGGCCCTGTTGCGGACAGACGTGCTGGGGGCCTTCCTGCTGTGGCCTGAGCTGGGTGCTAGCGGCCAGTGGTGTCTGTCTGTGCGCACGCAGTGCGGCGTGGTGCCCCACCAGGTCTTCCGGAACCACCTGGGCCGCTACTGCTTGGAG CACCTGCCGGCAGAGTTCCCCAGCCTGGAGGCTCTGGTGGAGAACCACGCGGTTACTGAACGCAGCCTCTTCTGTCCCCTCGACATGGGCCGCCTGAACCCCACCTACGAGGAGCAGGACTGTGGGCCCCCGGGCAGGCCGCCCCGGACTCTCCGGCCCGTCAGCCATGCCAAGTCCGAGGCAGAGCTGCAGGGCCTGGGCTAA